GTGGGCTACGGCCACTCGCGTCTTACCTTGGACCGGCTATTCCTCCGCACACCGAGGAATCCGCACTTCCGTCTGCGCCACCGCCTCGAATCGGCGTCCCGCCTCGTCCCGATACACCGCACGGATCGCCTTGATCGAGCCCGAACCATCGGCGGCTTCCAGCCCGACCGCGAGGGAGAATTCCTTATCAGGCTCGATCGTCGCTCCCACTGTCTGCTCCCGCGCCGCCCATGCGTCCACGGCGCCAAAGGAAGAGCCCAACGTCTCCGGCGAGGGTGGATAGCCTGCGTCGTTGGCGGGAACCAGGGTCACGGTCCCGTCCTCGGGGTCGGTACCCGGGACCGGCACCAACACGGCCTCGACGAGGGTCATGCCCTCGGCCGAGGTCAGGGTGATCTCCTCGATCACCACCGGACCGGTTCCCCGATTCCACAACGGTTCTACCCTGGTCGCTCTCGGGTTGTCGCCGACCGCCGGGGCGCATAACCGGGACACCGTCTCGCTGAACTGCAACGGCCCCGCGCCCTGTGTGTGGGCGCTGTCGGCGCAACCGGCCACCACGGCCAGCACCATGACTACGGCTGGCAGGGCGCCACGGTTGTCGCCACGGCTCACCGCCTTGACCTCATTCCGGCTGGCAATCCGGACACCAATAGAGCTTGCGGCCCTGTAGTTCCGTCAGCAACACCGTCGTTCCGCAGATCAGGCAGGGCATCCCGGCCCGGCGATAGACGTAGACCTCGCCGCCGTGCCGGTCCTGGCGAGGCGCCCGGCCGGTGACACTCGGATCGTGTTCCGGTCGTACGGTGTCGATCCGGCCGACCCGTACCCCCTCGCCCATCAAGAAGACCAGATCGGTCCAGATCGCGTCCCAGCTCTCCCGCCCCAGCTTGGCGCCGGGCAGCATCGGCGGGATGTTGTGCCGAAACAGGACCTCGGCCCGGTAGACGTTGCCCACCCCGGAGAGGATCGACTGGTCCAACAGCAGCGCGGCAATCGAGGACCTCGACCGTGATATCCGCCGGAAGACCAGGTCGGGGTCGGCATCGGAGCGCAGGGGATCCGGACCGAGCCTGGCCTGCAGCTCGGCGACCTCCGCCGAGTTGAGAATGCGGCAGGCCGTCGGCCCACGCAGATCACTGAAATGATCCGCGCCGATCAGCCGCATCCGAACCTGGCCGACCGGCTCGGTGACCGGCTTCGGATACTCGACGAAGGTGCCGTAGAGCCCGAGGTGGATGTGCACGGTCCGATCGCCGTCGTAGGTGTGCAGCAGGTGCTTGCCGTGTGCCTGTGCCTCGATCATCGTGGTGCCGTCGAGCAGTGCGGCCTCGGCGGCGAAGCGCCCCTGCGGACTGCTCACCGACACCGGTCTGCCCGCGAACAATCGATGATGCAGCAGGGCCAACCGATGGAGGGTGTGTCCTTCCGGCATCAGCTGATCATCCACCAGAGGACGAAGGACACGATCACATAGCCCAGCAGGGCACAACCCGTCACCGCGGCGATGTCGCGCAGCGCGAGCCCGAGATGCAGACTCCGCCCGCCCTTCTCCCTGGCTCGGCCGAGTACGACCGCGAGCACCAGGGCGACGAGTACCGAGGCCGCGCCCGCCACGGGCAACATCACCCCGATGCCGAGCCCGCAGTCGGGAGCGCCGCAGATCTCCTCGATACCGCCCGCCAGCGCGGGCACCGCCGCAGCCTGGACCCGCTCCAGGAGTTGGACGCCCACGACGGTGAGCGGGCCGGCCACGAGGGGCACGAGCCACCAGCGCACCGGTCGGGCGAAGTCAGGCATCTGCTCAGCCTGCGGGAAGCGGCGGCGGGGTGCCGGTCTTCTCGTAGTCGCCGATCAACGTCAGTCGTCGAACATGGCGTTCCTCGCCGGTGAACGCCTCGTCGAGGAATGCGGTGACGATTCCGATCGCCTCTTCCGTGGTGTGCATCCGGGCACCGACGCCGATGAGTTGGGCGTTGTTGTGCCTGCGTGCGAGCCTCGCGGTCTCCTGACTCCAGGCGAGCGCCGCGCGAGCACCGGGCACCTTGTTGGCCGCGATCTGCTCGCCGTTGCCGGAGCCGCCGATCACGATGCCGAGGCTGCCCGGGTCGGCCACCACCCGGCTGGCAGCCTCGATGCAGAACGCGGGGTAGTCGTCGTCGGCGTCATAGGTGTGGGGACCCACGTCGACGACGTCGTGACCGAGACCGCGAAGGTGGTCGGCCAGTTCGCTCTTGAGTGGGAAGCCTGCATGGTCGGCACCGAGGTAAACACGCACGCGCGCAGTCTGCCAGGTTCCCCGCGCAGGGCAAGGAATCGAGGTCGGCCCGCTCGATCCGGTTGCGCCCACTACCGTGAGTGATCTTCGATACGGCCATGGCCGATCCCGCGATCTTCCGACAGTCCGCTCATCGGATCCGATTCGACTGGGGCGTGGAGGGGCTCGACGCGCTCGCGCCGGACTGCGCGGTGTTGGTGGTGATCGACGTGTTGTCCTTCAGCACCACCGTCGACGTGGCGGTCGGACGCGGAGCCACGGTGTTGCCATTGCCGTGGCGCGACGAGCGCGCCGGCGTGGCGGCCACCCAGGCCGGTGCGGTGCTCGCCGGGCCGCGCAGCGGTCCCGGTTGGACGCTGAGTCCGGCCTCGCTGGCCGATCTGCCTGCCGAGACGCTGCTGGCGCTGCCCTCGCCCAACGGCGCGACGTTGTGCGCCAGGGCCGCCGAAGCCGACGGCACGGTGCTGGCCGGTTGTCTGCGCAACGCACGTGCCGTCGCCCGCCTGGCCCGACGACTGGCCGGGACCGAACCGATCGGTGTCATCGCCGCAGGGGAACGGTGGGGGGTGAACGCAGGCCCGGTGCGCTTCGCCATGGAGGACCTGCTGGGCGCAGGCGCGGTGATCGCCGCATTGTGCGCCGACGGCGTCACCGATCCGTCTGTCGAGGCCGAGTTGGCCGCGCTGACCTTCGAGGCCCATCGGGATCGCCTGCCGACCACACTTGCGCAGTGCGTGTCGGGCCGCGAGCTCATCGACGAGGGCTTCGCCTCGGACGTCGAACTCGCCGGACAGCTGGAGATCAGCGACGCGGCCCCCCGATTGGAGAATGGCGTTCTCCGCGACGACCCGACCGTCTGAACGACCGACAGGAGACACCGTGGCCGAGCTCCGAACATCCGACGCCCACTGGGAGCCGATCGCGGACGGCGTGTCGGTCCGCAGGCATCGCGAACTGGATCTGTCGACCGGGCTGGTCGTTGGCGACCGGTCATGCCTGGTCATCGACACCTGCGGTGACCGCAGGCAGGGCGCGGAACTGGCTGCGGCAGTACGCGAGGTCACCCCGTTGCCGTGGATCGTCGTCTACACACACGGCCATTTCGACCATTGCTTCGGCACCGAGGCGTTCCTGCCGTGCCCGATCTGGGGACATGAGGCATTGCCCGGTTTCCTCGCCGAGTCGGCCGTCGAGCAGCGGGCGCTGTGGGCAGCGCGGTATCGGGCGCAGGGCGCCCCGCGGCGAGCCGCCGACCTCGAAGGCTCGCAGGCCCTTGCACCGGACCACACGGTGACCGACCGGGTGGAGATCGATCTCGGCGGGCGCACGGTGGTGCTGGAGCACCTCGGCCCGGCACACACCGATCACGACCTGATCGTGACCGTGCCCGATGTCGATGTCGTCTTCACCGGCGATCTCGTCGAACAGGGGGCGGTTCCGGCCTTCGAAGGCTCCTCTCCGCGCGACTGGGCCGACGTCCTGCTCCGACTCGCGGACCGGGGCACGGCAGCAACGCGTTTCATTCCGGGGCACGGCCATCCGGTCGACACCACATTCGTTCGAACGCAGGCCATCGAAGTACGCGAGTTGGTGGAACTGGCATCGGCGATCAGCCGAGGCGAGGCCGCCGTCGACTCCGCCGGGACGCACCCGTATGGAGCAGCCACCGTAGAGGAGGTCCGCAAGCTGCTCGCGTGATCTGGGCTTTCCTCAGCGCTATCCCACTTACTGATCAACTTGACCAGTCAACGATATGCGCGTGCCCGGTGCGGATATCGTGAGCGGGCCTGCCAGCCGATGCGGCAGCGCCTCGACCCGTCCCGGCGGGTACCCGACGCCAGGGCAGGCCCCGCACTCAGTCCGCCTGCTGCGAGGAGGTCCCGATGCACGCAGACCGGCGACCACCACAGTCGGCGCCG
This Actinoalloteichus hymeniacidonis DNA region includes the following protein-coding sequences:
- a CDS encoding Fpg/Nei family DNA glycosylase; this encodes MPEGHTLHRLALLHHRLFAGRPVSVSSPQGRFAAEAALLDGTTMIEAQAHGKHLLHTYDGDRTVHIHLGLYGTFVEYPKPVTEPVGQVRMRLIGADHFSDLRGPTACRILNSAEVAELQARLGPDPLRSDADPDLVFRRISRSRSSIAALLLDQSILSGVGNVYRAEVLFRHNIPPMLPGAKLGRESWDAIWTDLVFLMGEGVRVGRIDTVRPEHDPSVTGRAPRQDRHGGEVYVYRRAGMPCLICGTTVLLTELQGRKLYWCPDCQPE
- a CDS encoding ribose-5-phosphate isomerase; the protein is MRVYLGADHAGFPLKSELADHLRGLGHDVVDVGPHTYDADDDYPAFCIEAASRVVADPGSLGIVIGGSGNGEQIAANKVPGARAALAWSQETARLARRHNNAQLIGVGARMHTTEEAIGIVTAFLDEAFTGEERHVRRLTLIGDYEKTGTPPPLPAG
- a CDS encoding 2-phosphosulfolactate phosphatase, yielding MADPAIFRQSAHRIRFDWGVEGLDALAPDCAVLVVIDVLSFSTTVDVAVGRGATVLPLPWRDERAGVAATQAGAVLAGPRSGPGWTLSPASLADLPAETLLALPSPNGATLCARAAEADGTVLAGCLRNARAVARLARRLAGTEPIGVIAAGERWGVNAGPVRFAMEDLLGAGAVIAALCADGVTDPSVEAELAALTFEAHRDRLPTTLAQCVSGRELIDEGFASDVELAGQLEISDAAPRLENGVLRDDPTV
- a CDS encoding MBL fold metallo-hydrolase, with protein sequence MAELRTSDAHWEPIADGVSVRRHRELDLSTGLVVGDRSCLVIDTCGDRRQGAELAAAVREVTPLPWIVVYTHGHFDHCFGTEAFLPCPIWGHEALPGFLAESAVEQRALWAARYRAQGAPRRAADLEGSQALAPDHTVTDRVEIDLGGRTVVLEHLGPAHTDHDLIVTVPDVDVVFTGDLVEQGAVPAFEGSSPRDWADVLLRLADRGTAATRFIPGHGHPVDTTFVRTQAIEVRELVELASAISRGEAAVDSAGTHPYGAATVEEVRKLLA